A segment of the Arachis hypogaea cultivar Tifrunner chromosome 5, arahy.Tifrunner.gnm2.J5K5, whole genome shotgun sequence genome:
ttatataaatataaaaatattatttaatttatttttaatatatattttagaaaaaatttcaAGTATACTGAAAATCGGTGTTTCATTATTTTagccgttaattttaattaatatatattatttatatcttttataatttaaatcaacAGTTAAAAGAACTGGAACACTGATGCTGTTATTAATatacttaaaacttttttaatattttatattttaatataaaatttatatctaAACACGGAGGAACCTGAAGCATCATATGGTTCAGAATAAGAATTGGGTAAACCACTTTAAAGTCAATTTAAAAGATGTGATTGATTCTAAAGTAGTGCCAACTCACAGTGTTGTATTTTCATTTAAAGATAAGATGATATTTTATGATATGACCAGCCACTGAAAATATATTAGCAATTTATAATTAGACTAATTTTTTTGAATTGTAGTAATGTGTATAATTAATTACTATAATTGTTAgagtagttttttttattatacggtataaaattatgtaattttaaaactatttggttttctattaaaatgttagtttttatttaataattatatactgtGAAGTATCATATCAGAATTTGAAAATAAGGTGAAGAAcagaaaaaaaggagagagaaaaagaagaaagccaATCTGAGATATTTTGTGAAGTGAAGAAAATGAATTTTACCTAGCCTTCTTCTACAGCTGTCATTGATATATATAATTAGAGATGTAACAGTCTTAGCTAACTAACAGAGTAACTAACTActtctagagtcttctatttgtaACTGACTTCCTAGCTGTCACTCAATTGCAGCTTGCTTGGCTTTACTGCTTACATCAACCCTACTACTTTATTCCTTAGGATTTTCTTTGAGCACTCGTTGTGTAACTCTGAGTTTGGATCTGAATTTGAGGAAGTTGAGACTGGAGGTGGATTTGGTGAAACTATCAGCTATTTAGTATTGAGAGGAGATGTGCAGTATATTAACCTTCTTTTGTGCTACATGATCTCTTACAAAGTAGAGGTCAAGTTCAAAATGTTTGCTCTTGCTATGCAAAATTAGATTTACAGCCATTAGGACTGCACTTTGGTTGTCACAGTAGAGATTTGGTGTGGTGGAGCATGGGATTTTCATTTCACTCATCAAATTTTAGAACCAGAGAATTTCAGTCAAGCCTGCAGCCAGCCCTCGATACTCTGTCTCTCTGGAGCTTCTTGAGACTGCATTTTGTTTTCTTCTTGACCATGAGACTAGGTTTGGACCTAGGAAGACACAAAATTCACTGGTAGATTTTCTGTCATCAATGTCACTGCCCCAATCTGAATCACTGAAGCCATAGATTCGACATTCATTAGTTCTTTGAAACCTTAGGCCATAGTCTATTGTTCCTGCCAGGTATCGTAGGATACGCTTAACTGCTTTCCAGTGGCTTTCCAAAGGGGTGTGCATAAACTGAGAGACTTTGTTCACGACAAAAGTGATTTTGGGTCTGGTGATTGTGGCATATTGGAGGCCACCGACTATGGATCTGTACAGCGTTGGGTTGTGGTGAAGATCCTCACCATGAGCTGATAGCTTGAGATTGGAAACCATGGGTGTTGGTACGGCATTGGCATCGCACATTCTCGCTTTGGTAAGGAGGTCCTTGATGTACTTGGTTTGGCATAGGAGTATGTCATTATCATTGAATTTCACAGTTTCAATGCCCAGGAAGTAGCTCATTTCTCCCAAATCCTTGAGTGCAAACACCATATTCAGGTGCACAATTAGGTCAGAGATTTCAACCTGGGATGACCCAATAACCAGAATGTCTTCCACATACACCAAAACGTAGAGGATAGAGGAGTGCGAGAATCTAGTGAAGAGTGAGGTATCCGATTTGGTGTTAGTGAAGCCAAATTGATTGAGGAATTCCTTCAGTTTGGTGAACCACGCACGGGGGGCTTGCTTCAGGCCATATAGGTATCTCTGGAGCTTACAGACATGATGGGGTTGAGCAAGAGAGATGAATCATTTGGGTTGGGACATGAAAACGGTCTCCTGTAAGTCGccatttagaaaagaattattgaaGTCGAACTGTCGAATGGGCCACCCCTTGGAGAGTGCTAGGCTGAGCATGACCCGGACTGTGGGCGGACGGACAACGGGACTGAACACTTGGTCATAGTTGACCCCTTCTCGCTGGTGGAAGCCCTTTGCAACGAGTCGGGCCTTGTATTTTTGAATGGTGCCATATGGGTGCTTCTTAATCCGGATCACCCACTTGGAGCCAATCACTGGTGCAGTGTGTGGTGGGGGTTTGGGAACGAGTTGCCAGCTGCTATTGTGCATCAGAGCGTTATACTCCTCTTGTATAGCTTGCTTCCAGTGGGGAGT
Coding sequences within it:
- the LOC112803740 gene encoding uncharacterized mitochondrial protein AtMg00810-like, translated to MVFALKDLGEMSYFLGIETVKFNDNDILLCQTKYIKDLLTKARMCDANAVPTPMVSNLKLSAHGEDLHHNPTLYRSIVGGLQYATITRPKITFVVNKVSQFMHTPLESHWKAVKRILRYLAGTIDYGLRFQRTNECRIYGFSDSDWGSDIDDRKSTSEFCVFLGPNLVSWSRRKQNAVSRSSRETEYRGLAAGLTEILWF